In Deinococcus psychrotolerans, a genomic segment contains:
- a CDS encoding alpha-amylase family glycosyl hydrolase: MTKPPERDALLSAPTPADQPATTPTLEAQPSEVTPQAKPVKAKKVKAPAKAAKPRRTTAELPLTEALPEPEEATGDLSPDPLTAEAQPQKPKAKPKKAKAKAAPQPTQEAEETGSGRPTPQPVLSEAEQQTFDIRMERYRSDLEGSLRRVYGDQVDAIWPRLEALLKRSFGERPTELRRLDEARLLRPDWLQAPEMIGYVAYTDRFAGTLKGVSEHLSYLEELGIKYLHLMPLLKPRAGENDGGYAVQDYKAVREDLGSMADLRSLAGELRARGISLELDLVINHVAEEHDWAVKAKAGYGNYRDYFLMFPNREQPDLYERTLPEVFPDFAPGNFTWNAAARSWVWTTFNSYQWDLNWANPNIFLEFVDIILHLANQGVEIFRLDAIAFIWKRMWTDSQNQPEVHDLTRALRAAARIVAPAVAFKAEAIVAPGDLIAYLGQRDHHGKVSDMAYHNSLMVQLWSSLASRSTRLFEQALLAFPPKPTNTTWGMYVRCHDDIGWAISDHDAGMAGTVGWGHRAFLSDFYSGAAPGSFARGQVFQANPRTGDRRISGSAASLAGLEAAETGAEVESALRRLRLLHAVTIGYGGVPLLYMGDELALTNDYSYASAPEHALDNRWMHRPQMDWDKAEERRDPQTSAGKMYAALRSLIQARQHLPHLHASIESRVMRSPNEHTLLLRRTHPQGNMLAVYNFTNEFQALPAWVLREVVGAYPRDAISGHEWNLTNEEVALEPYGAYWLIEQAH; the protein is encoded by the coding sequence ATGACCAAGCCGCCTGAACGCGATGCTCTTTTGTCTGCTCCGACTCCTGCCGACCAGCCAGCGACCACGCCGACGCTTGAAGCCCAGCCCTCCGAGGTGACTCCCCAAGCCAAGCCGGTCAAAGCCAAGAAAGTTAAGGCACCGGCCAAAGCCGCCAAGCCGCGCCGCACCACTGCTGAGCTCCCTCTGACCGAAGCTCTCCCTGAGCCTGAGGAAGCAACGGGCGACCTCTCCCCTGACCCGCTGACCGCAGAGGCCCAACCGCAAAAGCCCAAAGCCAAGCCTAAAAAGGCCAAGGCAAAAGCAGCTCCGCAACCCACTCAAGAAGCTGAGGAGACCGGTAGTGGGCGTCCAACCCCCCAGCCCGTGCTCAGCGAAGCGGAACAGCAAACCTTTGACATCCGCATGGAGCGCTACCGCAGTGACCTCGAAGGCAGCTTGCGGCGGGTCTACGGCGATCAGGTCGACGCCATCTGGCCGCGCCTCGAAGCGCTGCTGAAACGCTCTTTTGGCGAGCGCCCCACCGAACTCCGGCGCTTGGACGAAGCCCGCTTGCTGCGCCCCGATTGGCTGCAAGCGCCGGAGATGATCGGTTACGTGGCCTACACCGACCGCTTCGCCGGAACGCTGAAAGGTGTCTCCGAGCACCTGAGTTACCTTGAAGAATTGGGCATCAAGTACCTGCACCTGATGCCGCTCCTGAAGCCCAGAGCTGGAGAAAATGACGGTGGATACGCCGTGCAGGATTACAAAGCGGTGCGCGAAGATTTGGGCAGCATGGCGGATCTGCGCTCCCTGGCCGGTGAGCTGCGGGCCAGGGGCATCAGCTTGGAACTCGACTTGGTGATCAACCACGTGGCCGAGGAACACGACTGGGCCGTGAAAGCCAAGGCGGGCTACGGCAATTACCGCGATTACTTTTTGATGTTCCCAAACCGGGAGCAGCCCGACCTTTACGAGCGCACCCTCCCCGAAGTCTTTCCCGACTTTGCGCCCGGCAATTTCACCTGGAACGCAGCGGCCCGCAGTTGGGTTTGGACGACTTTCAACAGCTACCAGTGGGACCTGAATTGGGCCAACCCGAACATCTTTTTGGAATTCGTGGACATCATCTTGCATCTGGCCAATCAGGGCGTGGAAATCTTTAGACTCGACGCGATTGCTTTTATCTGGAAGCGGATGTGGACCGACTCGCAAAACCAGCCCGAAGTGCATGACCTGACCCGCGCACTCAGGGCCGCCGCCCGGATCGTGGCCCCGGCGGTGGCGTTCAAGGCCGAGGCGATTGTGGCTCCCGGCGACCTGATCGCTTATTTGGGGCAGCGCGACCACCACGGCAAAGTCTCGGATATGGCTTACCACAACTCGCTAATGGTGCAGCTCTGGAGCAGCTTAGCGAGCCGCAGCACCCGGCTGTTTGAGCAGGCCCTACTCGCCTTTCCGCCCAAACCGACCAACACCACCTGGGGCATGTATGTGCGCTGCCACGACGACATCGGCTGGGCCATCAGCGACCACGACGCGGGCATGGCCGGAACGGTCGGCTGGGGCCACCGCGCTTTCCTGAGCGACTTTTACAGCGGCGCGGCACCGGGCAGCTTCGCACGCGGGCAGGTTTTTCAGGCCAATCCGCGCACCGGAGACAGGCGCATCAGCGGCTCAGCGGCCAGCTTGGCGGGCTTGGAAGCCGCTGAAACCGGGGCCGAGGTGGAATCGGCACTGAGGCGTCTGCGCCTGCTGCACGCCGTCACCATCGGCTACGGCGGCGTGCCGCTGCTGTATATGGGCGACGAGCTAGCGCTAACCAACGATTACAGCTACGCGAGCGCCCCCGAACACGCCCTGGACAACCGCTGGATGCACCGTCCGCAGATGGACTGGGACAAGGCCGAGGAGCGCCGCGACCCCCAGACGAGCGCCGGAAAGATGTACGCCGCGCTGCGAAGCCTGATTCAGGCCCGCCAGCACTTGCCGCACCTGCACGCCAGCATCGAGTCGCGGGTGATGAGAAGCCCCAACGAGCACACCTTGCTGCTGCGCCGCACCCATCCGCAAGGCAACATGCTGGCCGTCTACAACTTTACAAATGAATTTCAGGCGCTGCCGGCCTGGGTACTGCGCGAGGTGGTCGGCGCTTATCCCCGCGACGCCATCAGCGGGCATGAGTGGAACCTCACCAATGAAGAAGTCGCTCTGGAGCCTTACGGGGCCTACTGGCTGATCGAGCAAGCGCACTGA
- the fni gene encoding type 2 isopentenyl-diphosphate Delta-isomerase, translated as MSTLEARKLRHIEACLRPESQYQRVTTGLENVVWPYRALPELDMNAVDLSTTFLGKALRAPLLIGAMTGGAEKAALINRHLAQAAQRLGVGLMLGSQRVMLEHPTALSSFEVRPFAPDILLIGNLGAAQLLKGYGADQITRAIELIGADALAIHANPLQEALQLGGDTHWAGIAARLSEVVGGVPYPLLLKEVGHGLSAEVARMALGAGLAALDVAGAGGTSWARVEELVRCGEVRTPDLCEIGIPTAQALREVRAAAPQIPLIASGGIRSGLDAAKALMLGADVVAVARPLLEPALVSAEAVEAWLEKFIHELRVALFVGGFKDVAAVTGKSAG; from the coding sequence GTGAGCACCCTCGAAGCCCGCAAGCTGCGACACATCGAAGCCTGCCTGCGCCCAGAGAGCCAGTATCAGCGGGTCACGACCGGGCTAGAAAATGTGGTGTGGCCTTATCGGGCGCTGCCGGAACTGGACATGAACGCGGTTGACCTGTCCACTACTTTTTTGGGGAAGGCCCTACGAGCGCCCCTGCTGATCGGCGCGATGACCGGCGGAGCCGAGAAAGCGGCGCTGATCAACCGGCATCTGGCGCAGGCCGCACAGCGCCTCGGCGTCGGGCTGATGCTGGGCAGTCAGCGGGTGATGCTGGAACACCCCACCGCGCTGAGCAGCTTTGAAGTGCGGCCATTTGCCCCCGACATCCTGCTGATCGGCAATTTGGGGGCGGCGCAACTCCTTAAAGGTTACGGCGCGGATCAGATCACGCGTGCCATTGAGCTGATCGGTGCGGACGCACTGGCCATTCACGCCAACCCCTTACAAGAAGCCCTGCAACTCGGCGGCGATACCCACTGGGCCGGAATCGCGGCGCGGCTGAGCGAGGTGGTGGGGGGCGTGCCGTATCCGCTGCTGCTCAAAGAAGTCGGGCACGGGCTGAGCGCCGAGGTGGCCCGAATGGCGCTGGGCGCAGGACTGGCGGCGCTGGACGTGGCGGGCGCGGGCGGCACCAGTTGGGCGAGGGTAGAAGAACTGGTGCGCTGCGGCGAGGTGCGTACGCCGGATTTGTGCGAGATCGGCATTCCAACGGCTCAGGCGCTGCGTGAAGTTCGCGCCGCCGCGCCGCAGATCCCGCTGATTGCTTCGGGCGGCATCCGCAGCGGACTCGACGCTGCCAAAGCCCTGATGCTCGGCGCAGACGTGGTGGCGGTGGCGCGGCCTCTCCTAGAGCCTGCCCTCGTCAGCGCCGAAGCGGTGGAGGCGTGGCTGGAGAAGTTCATTCACGAGTTGCGGGTGGCTTTGTTCGTGGGGGGCTTTAAGGACGTGGCGGCGGTGACGGGCAAGTCAGCAGGTTGA
- a CDS encoding GNAT family N-acetyltransferase → MTALARALHERAAPQQLLLLDDTFAPLQPAPVEAAGWLLDDYQVIYETDLFARPSPPDPLAQVVDADHPDVRDLLGVLGQAELKLAEGWTLIGLPNASGSLAALGAVGPSGRPSWASINLIGVQSQARGQGLGTRLHAHLLGAAAEQYSHHGGGTEADNHAMRRVFAKNGSRHTSTQMYFKKAEG, encoded by the coding sequence GTGACTGCCCTAGCCCGCGCCCTTCATGAGCGGGCCGCCCCGCAGCAACTCCTTTTGCTGGATGATACTTTCGCGCCGCTCCAACCAGCTCCAGTGGAGGCTGCCGGGTGGCTGCTAGACGATTATCAGGTGATCTACGAAACCGATCTATTTGCCCGCCCCTCCCCGCCCGATCCGCTGGCGCAGGTGGTGGACGCTGATCACCCCGATGTCCGCGACTTGCTCGGCGTGTTGGGACAAGCAGAGTTAAAGCTCGCTGAAGGCTGGACGCTGATTGGCCTACCGAACGCCAGCGGCTCACTGGCCGCTCTCGGCGCGGTAGGCCCCAGCGGACGCCCGAGCTGGGCCAGCATCAACTTGATCGGTGTGCAGTCTCAGGCACGTGGGCAAGGTCTGGGAACGCGCTTACATGCTCATCTGCTGGGCGCGGCGGCAGAGCAGTACAGCCATCATGGCGGCGGCACTGAAGCGGACAACCACGCTATGCGCCGCGTCTTCGCCAAGAACGGATCGCGCCACACCAGCACGCAGATGTATTTCAAAAAAGCGGAAGGCTGA
- a CDS encoding DNA glycosylase AlkZ-like family protein, giving the protein MVLTSAQLRAAALGTLVAQPSLQAALDRMGFLQADPIRAPARAQDLTLMQRVSGYRAGDLERLYPALDAEEDMLPNYGFVPRRVQALLHPRRVGALKIETQAPGLLAEVLAFVEAHPSAEVHPREVQAAFGSVRVGNAWGGQSSASTRALDGLHYQGLLRISRRVSGVRLYSPAPHLTELRASPQAESERARAVVRLLAQLYGPLPQTSLSYLLSLSGYGLPHLRTELRAALKSALDEELSSASVDGLKYVWLAGTDLEACVPSGVRMVGPFDPLVWDRRRFAHLHGWTYKLEAYTPPAKRVLGYYALPLFWNERAVGWANLKVEQGELKSELHFVSGVRQTAALKRGVAAELERYRAFLGLGM; this is encoded by the coding sequence ATGGTATTAACTTCCGCTCAGCTCCGCGCCGCTGCTTTGGGTACGCTGGTCGCGCAGCCGAGCCTTCAGGCGGCACTTGACCGAATGGGCTTTTTGCAGGCCGACCCCATCCGTGCGCCTGCCCGCGCTCAAGACTTGACGCTGATGCAGCGGGTCTCGGGCTACCGAGCGGGCGATTTGGAGCGGCTTTATCCTGCGCTGGACGCTGAGGAAGACATGCTGCCCAATTACGGTTTCGTGCCGAGGCGGGTGCAGGCGCTACTGCATCCGCGCCGGGTGGGGGCGCTCAAAATAGAAACGCAAGCGCCGGGCCTGCTGGCCGAGGTGTTGGCGTTCGTGGAGGCGCACCCCAGCGCTGAAGTACATCCCCGAGAAGTGCAGGCAGCGTTCGGATCGGTGCGGGTCGGTAACGCTTGGGGCGGCCAGAGCAGCGCCAGCACCCGCGCCCTCGACGGCCTGCACTATCAGGGCCTGCTGAGAATCTCGCGGCGCGTTAGCGGTGTGCGGCTCTACAGCCCCGCGCCGCATTTGACTGAGCTGCGGGCCTCGCCCCAAGCCGAGAGCGAGCGTGCCCGCGCTGTCGTTCGTTTGCTGGCGCAGCTCTACGGGCCACTGCCGCAGACCAGCCTCAGTTATTTGCTCAGTCTTAGCGGCTACGGCCTGCCCCACCTGCGAACCGAACTGCGGGCGGCACTCAAATCGGCTCTGGATGAAGAACTGAGCAGCGCCAGCGTCGACGGCCTCAAGTACGTCTGGCTTGCCGGCACGGATTTAGAAGCGTGCGTGCCCAGCGGCGTGCGAATGGTCGGCCCGTTTGATCCGTTGGTGTGGGATCGCCGCCGCTTTGCCCACCTTCACGGCTGGACTTACAAGCTCGAAGCTTACACGCCGCCGGCCAAACGGGTGCTGGGCTATTACGCTCTGCCGCTGTTTTGGAATGAGCGGGCGGTGGGCTGGGCCAACCTCAAGGTGGAGCAAGGCGAACTGAAAAGTGAACTCCATTTCGTGAGCGGCGTGCGGCAAACGGCGGCGCTGAAAAGGGGAGTGGCGGCAGAGTTGGAGCGCTACCGGGCCTTTTTGGGTCTAGGAATGTAG
- a CDS encoding monothiol bacilliredoxin BrxC family protein, producing the protein MTQTDQTQAAQAQVLVALTTPEEVDTFLAQYPQAAVFKAGTCHKTMQGFGVLETYLAKHDLPVGFIRVVDWRPASNHVADLSGIQHQSPQFILFDQAKPTFEVNNWDISPEQLGPVFESKVPKRDGAAGVAEGAVIEGNVAPYKHLMQDYVDGKLPDWQFQERYVNMFRDDASLRSQREFELLSKLFGDPDAYHGGLHQLGEPQARGDLKARVQELLSQL; encoded by the coding sequence ATGACTCAAACCGATCAAACTCAAGCTGCTCAAGCCCAAGTGTTGGTGGCGCTGACCACCCCCGAAGAAGTCGACACCTTTTTGGCGCAGTACCCCCAGGCCGCCGTCTTCAAGGCCGGAACCTGCCACAAAACCATGCAGGGCTTTGGCGTCTTAGAAACCTACCTCGCCAAGCACGACCTTCCGGTGGGCTTTATTCGGGTGGTGGACTGGCGTCCGGCCAGCAACCATGTGGCCGACCTCAGCGGTATTCAGCACCAATCGCCGCAGTTTATTTTGTTTGATCAGGCCAAACCCACCTTTGAAGTCAACAACTGGGACATCAGCCCCGAGCAACTCGGGCCGGTTTTTGAAAGCAAGGTTCCCAAGCGGGACGGCGCGGCGGGGGTGGCCGAGGGCGCAGTGATCGAGGGTAACGTCGCGCCCTACAAGCACTTGATGCAGGACTATGTGGACGGCAAGTTGCCCGATTGGCAATTTCAGGAGCGCTACGTCAACATGTTCCGCGACGACGCCAGCCTGCGCAGCCAGCGCGAATTTGAACTGCTCTCCAAGCTGTTCGGCGACCCCGACGCTTATCACGGCGGCCTGCACCAACTCGGCGAGCCGCAGGCCAGAGGCGATCTCAAGGCCCGCGTTCAGGAATTGCTGAGCCAGCTTTAA
- the hslO gene encoding Hsp33 family molecular chaperone HslO, with product MQDSQNQSSYILRGTAAGGTLRVVAIDATQIVEEARVRHHLSKTATAALGRALSASALLAIILGKKVDSRVNLRIQGDGPLGWLVAEGSADGSVRGYVREPEADLPLRESDGKLDVSGLVGTKGELAVTRLLDNAEPWTGSVQLISGEIAEDVAYYLASSEQIPSAVQLGVYEEGGRVARAGGLIVQAMPGVSDETLQALEQNIAAMGSFTDNLRRVSLLEVMEKATAGLNLVAAPQAQAARFQCRCSRERAVASLAFFDMSERQNMIEDGGQEVVCHWCNEHYHFSVSEIAALDAAEVHARA from the coding sequence ATGCAAGATTCTCAGAACCAAAGCTCATACATTCTGCGCGGCACGGCGGCGGGCGGCACGCTGCGGGTGGTTGCCATCGACGCCACTCAAATCGTGGAAGAAGCCCGTGTGCGTCACCACCTCAGCAAAACGGCGACGGCGGCGCTGGGCCGCGCCCTGAGCGCGTCGGCGCTGCTGGCCATCATTTTGGGCAAAAAAGTAGACAGCCGGGTCAACCTCCGCATTCAGGGTGACGGGCCGCTGGGGTGGCTGGTGGCCGAGGGCAGCGCCGACGGTTCGGTGCGCGGCTACGTGCGCGAGCCGGAAGCCGATCTGCCGCTGCGGGAGAGCGACGGCAAATTGGATGTCAGCGGTTTGGTCGGTACAAAAGGCGAACTGGCCGTCACCCGCCTCCTCGACAATGCCGAGCCGTGGACAGGCAGCGTGCAGCTCATTAGCGGCGAAATTGCTGAAGACGTGGCGTACTATCTGGCGTCCAGCGAACAAATTCCCAGCGCGGTGCAGCTCGGCGTCTACGAAGAAGGCGGGCGGGTGGCCAGAGCAGGCGGCCTGATCGTGCAGGCCATGCCGGGAGTGAGCGACGAAACCTTGCAGGCTTTAGAGCAAAACATCGCGGCGATGGGCAGTTTTACCGACAACCTGCGGCGCGTCTCGCTGTTGGAGGTCATGGAAAAGGCGACGGCGGGCCTGAATCTGGTGGCGGCTCCGCAGGCTCAAGCGGCCCGCTTTCAGTGCCGCTGCTCACGCGAACGGGCAGTGGCGTCACTGGCCTTTTTCGATATGAGCGAGCGCCAAAACATGATCGAAGACGGCGGACAAGAAGTGGTCTGTCACTGGTGCAACGAGCATTACCATTTTTCCGTCAGTGAAATTGCCGCGCTAGACGCCGCAGAAGTCCACGCGCGAGCTTAA
- the hpt gene encoding hypoxanthine phosphoribosyltransferase: MTVFQQKQLRPSDGPVQISEEQLMARVRELAAQIRQDYAGHNPHLICLLNGAFLFHADLVRLLDIPLTIDFMQTSSYGDAKQSSGEVKLVKDLSFPISGRHVLLVEDIIDTGSTMDYILRYLGERGPASLKVASLLSKPSRRKVEVPVDYLGFTIPDAFVFGYGLDRAQQDRNLSFITSQK; the protein is encoded by the coding sequence ATGACCGTGTTTCAACAAAAGCAGCTTCGGCCCAGTGACGGCCCCGTGCAGATCAGCGAAGAGCAGTTGATGGCCCGCGTACGCGAACTCGCTGCCCAGATTCGCCAAGACTACGCCGGACACAATCCGCACCTGATTTGTCTGCTCAACGGCGCGTTTCTCTTTCACGCCGACTTGGTGAGGCTGCTCGATATTCCGCTGACCATCGATTTTATGCAGACCAGCAGCTACGGCGACGCCAAGCAGAGCAGCGGCGAAGTCAAACTGGTCAAAGACCTCAGCTTCCCGATTTCGGGCCGCCACGTGCTGCTGGTCGAAGACATCATCGACACCGGCAGTACCATGGATTACATCCTGCGCTACCTCGGTGAGCGCGGCCCAGCGAGCCTGAAGGTCGCCTCGCTGCTGAGCAAACCCAGCCGCCGCAAAGTGGAAGTGCCGGTGGATTACCTCGGCTTTACCATCCCCGACGCCTTCGTGTTCGGCTACGGCCTAGACCGGGCGCAGCAAGACCGCAATTTGAGTTTCATCACCTCGCAGAAATAA
- the trpC gene encoding indole-3-glycerol phosphate synthase TrpC, translating to MTPADLSSPRSKAYTAPGVLGRIVSERTQDYAGASFTLGAARPRARHFHTALAAAGLQLIAEVKGASPSQGAIAKLDPAAAALSYVRGGASCLSVLTEPRHFDGSAEALRQVVAALGNLAVKVPVLRKDFVIHPKMLQEAADWGASAALLMVSILGPDVGEYLQLAHHLGLDALVEVHDEAELEVALAAGAEIIGVNNRDLTTLKIDLHNSPRMIAHARAAGYEGLLVAESGYAMPADISTIRRSADAVLVGSSLAGSGDLERAARAILQEPTQGEK from the coding sequence ATGACGCCCGCTGACCTCTCTTCTCCCCGCTCCAAGGCCTACACCGCTCCCGGCGTGCTGGGCCGCATCGTCTCGGAACGCACGCAAGATTACGCGGGCGCGTCCTTCACGCTCGGCGCAGCCCGGCCACGCGCCCGGCACTTTCACACCGCTCTGGCAGCTGCGGGCCTGCAACTGATCGCCGAAGTCAAGGGAGCCAGCCCCAGTCAGGGCGCGATTGCCAAGCTCGATCCGGCAGCGGCGGCCCTGAGCTACGTGCGCGGTGGGGCCAGCTGCCTCAGCGTACTGACCGAGCCGAGGCACTTTGACGGTTCAGCCGAGGCGCTGCGTCAAGTGGTGGCGGCGCTGGGCAATTTGGCCGTGAAAGTGCCGGTGCTGCGAAAAGACTTTGTGATTCATCCCAAAATGCTTCAGGAGGCCGCCGATTGGGGCGCGTCCGCCGCCCTCTTGATGGTCAGCATCCTGGGGCCGGACGTGGGCGAGTACCTGCAACTGGCGCACCACTTGGGCCTGGACGCTTTGGTGGAGGTTCACGACGAGGCCGAGCTGGAAGTGGCGCTCGCGGCGGGCGCAGAGATCATCGGCGTCAACAACCGCGATTTGACGACCCTCAAAATCGATTTGCACAACAGCCCCCGCATGATCGCCCACGCCCGCGCCGCCGGGTACGAAGGCTTGCTCGTGGCCGAAAGCGGCTACGCGATGCCCGCCGATATCAGCACCATTCGCCGCAGCGCTGACGCCGTGTTGGTGGGCAGCAGTTTGGCCGGCAGCGGGGATTTGGAAAGAGCAGCACGGGCCATTTTGCAAGAACCAACCCAAGGAGAAAAATGA
- a CDS encoding SDR family NAD(P)-dependent oxidoreductase, which yields MTDSSARAAGVLSKFRLDGKTAVVTGATRGIGRALARALAEAGGNIVIVGRDEAAAREVEAELSELGTQTLIVMAEITERSEVERLLAATLERFGRADILVNNAGTCIHCPALDVTDDEWRQVMSVNVDALWIASQVFGRQMVAQGGGNIVNIGSISAQIVNRPQWQPGYNASKAAVHQLTKSLAAEWAPHNVRVNALAPGYVKTDMAPVDDPQFKQRWIDDAPQQRAALPEELGPAVVFLASEASSFMTGSVLVMDGGYTLF from the coding sequence ATGACCGATTCATCCGCCCGCGCTGCCGGTGTCCTCTCTAAGTTTCGCTTGGACGGCAAAACCGCCGTCGTCACCGGAGCCACGCGGGGTATTGGCCGCGCTCTGGCCCGCGCACTGGCCGAAGCAGGAGGCAACATCGTGATTGTGGGGCGCGACGAAGCGGCAGCCCGCGAGGTGGAAGCCGAACTGAGTGAACTCGGCACCCAGACGCTGATTGTCATGGCTGAGATCACCGAGAGAAGTGAAGTCGAACGCCTGCTGGCGGCCACGCTGGAGCGCTTTGGCCGCGCCGATATTCTAGTCAACAACGCCGGAACCTGCATTCACTGCCCGGCGCTGGACGTGACCGACGACGAGTGGCGGCAGGTCATGAGCGTCAATGTGGACGCGCTGTGGATCGCCTCGCAGGTGTTCGGGCGGCAGATGGTGGCGCAGGGCGGCGGCAACATCGTCAACATCGGCTCGATCTCGGCGCAGATCGTCAACCGCCCGCAGTGGCAGCCTGGCTACAACGCGTCCAAAGCCGCCGTGCATCAGCTCACCAAGAGCCTCGCGGCGGAGTGGGCACCCCACAATGTGCGGGTCAATGCGCTGGCCCCCGGCTACGTCAAAACCGATATGGCTCCGGTGGACGACCCTCAGTTCAAGCAGCGCTGGATCGACGACGCGCCGCAGCAGCGGGCCGCCCTGCCGGAAGAATTGGGGCCAGCGGTGGTGTTTCTGGCGAGTGAGGCCTCTTCGTTTATGACCGGCTCGGTGCTGGTGATGGACGGGGGCTATACGCTGTTTTGA
- the gatA gene encoding Asp-tRNA(Asn)/Glu-tRNA(Gln) amidotransferase subunit GatA, which yields MSPDPQLTAAQIAAAVQGGQSPQRFAQDARARAEADSFGSLISVLSAEQVDAQATDISRRLAAGETLPLAGVPIVIKDNLNLIGTATTCGSRMLAGYVSPYTATAVQKVQRAGAVIVGKANMDEFAMGSSTETGAFGATQNPWDTSRVPGGTSGGSAAAVASGMVALSLGSDTGGSVRQPAGFTGVYGFKPTYGRVSRYGLVAHASSLDQIGPFATSAQDLALMLDAISGHDPRDATSLEAAPNFAASLGAEIKGLRVGVISESLGGNTAGVEAALKHMLDALKDLGATVSDISLPTLQHAVAAYYLISTPEASSNLARYDGMVYGTRVDAGDVNTSMSRARGQGFGREVKRRILIGTYALSSGYYDAYYSKAMKVRRLIADDFNRAFGQFDILITPTSPFPAFKRGEKVSDPVAMYAADVDTVAISLAGLPALSVPAGFETVDGKRLPLGIQLIAPALSDEKLLTVVSALERSGAVKVELAPGA from the coding sequence ATGTCTCCCGACCCCCAGCTCACCGCCGCCCAGATTGCCGCCGCCGTTCAGGGCGGTCAAAGTCCCCAGCGCTTTGCCCAAGACGCCCGCGCCCGCGCTGAGGCCGATTCATTTGGTTCGCTGATCAGCGTACTGAGTGCCGAACAGGTAGACGCCCAAGCCACTGACATTTCGCGCCGCTTGGCGGCTGGCGAAACCTTGCCACTGGCCGGCGTGCCCATCGTCATCAAAGACAACCTGAACCTGATCGGCACCGCCACCACCTGCGGTAGCCGGATGCTGGCGGGCTATGTCAGCCCTTATACCGCCACCGCCGTGCAAAAGGTGCAGCGGGCCGGGGCCGTCATCGTGGGCAAGGCCAACATGGACGAGTTTGCGATGGGGTCGAGCACCGAAACCGGCGCGTTTGGGGCTACGCAGAACCCTTGGGACACCTCCCGCGTACCCGGCGGCACCTCCGGCGGCAGCGCGGCGGCGGTAGCTTCGGGCATGGTGGCACTCTCGCTCGGCTCGGATACCGGCGGCTCAGTGCGCCAGCCCGCCGGATTCACCGGGGTTTACGGCTTCAAGCCGACGTATGGGCGCGTCAGCCGCTACGGTTTGGTGGCGCACGCCAGCAGCCTCGATCAGATCGGGCCGTTTGCTACCTCAGCCCAAGATTTGGCCCTGATGCTGGACGCCATCAGCGGACACGACCCGAGGGACGCCACCAGCTTGGAGGCCGCGCCCAACTTCGCGGCGTCCCTCGGCGCAGAGATCAAAGGGCTACGGGTCGGCGTGATTAGCGAGTCGCTGGGCGGCAACACGGCGGGCGTGGAAGCAGCTTTGAAGCACATGCTGGACGCCCTCAAAGACTTGGGCGCGACGGTCAGTGACATCAGCTTGCCGACCCTCCAGCACGCGGTGGCCGCTTACTACTTGATCTCCACGCCGGAAGCCAGCAGCAACCTTGCCCGCTACGACGGCATGGTCTACGGCACTCGGGTAGACGCGGGCGATGTGAACACGTCTATGAGTCGGGCGCGGGGGCAGGGTTTCGGGCGCGAGGTCAAACGCCGCATTCTGATCGGCACCTACGCGCTGTCGAGCGGGTATTACGACGCTTATTACAGCAAAGCCATGAAAGTGCGCCGCCTGATCGCCGACGACTTCAACCGGGCCTTTGGACAGTTCGACATTCTGATCACGCCCACCAGCCCCTTTCCGGCCTTTAAGCGCGGCGAGAAAGTCAGCGATCCGGTGGCCATGTACGCCGCTGACGTGGACACGGTGGCGATCAGCCTGGCCGGATTGCCCGCACTGAGCGTGCCTGCCGGATTCGAGACGGTTGACGGCAAGCGCTTACCGCTGGGCATCCAACTGATTGCCCCCGCACTCAGCGACGAAAAACTGCTGACGGTGGTCAGCGCTCTGGAGCGCAGCGGAGCGGTGAAGGTGGAACTCGCGCCGGGTGCCTGA